The genomic region CCCTTCCTCAggccaccaccagcagcagtggcagccaCGCACGGGCCCCACAGAGCCACAGGCATCCCCATGCTGCACCGGGCCTTGGGACCCCGCTCTTTCACAAGGAGACATTTCCCTGGCTGTGATGTTCCCTCTCCTTatccctcccccctccctttgTGCCGACTTCCTAACGAGGTCACGCTCCAGCAGAGGCTCCCAGGCCCTGGTTCCAATGCAAACCTTTCCCTGGAGCGGCCGTGGCGCAGCGGCTGGGTACAGCTCTTGCCGCGGGGCTCCCGGGGGACCCCCAGCCACAGCGGGGTCACAGGAGGCTCCTGCAAAGCCAACTGCAGGCACCACAGCCCTCAGTGCAGGGCTGAGACACAATGGCTCtttctggagctgctgctgccaaggtgGTAGAGAAAAGCATCTCCTGGCCCAGCTCTGTCACAGGGGGCTGTATCCTGGAGCATTTCCTGTCCCGATGGAAGGAGCCCCAAGGGCTGGTGCCGTGCAGCTGGCTGGCAGAGAGGGGCTATGCCACGGGGCAGAGGGGgcctggccagcagcagccaggtgctaaccccccttccccttctctcctctgcAGGTGGCTATGGATTGCCCTACAGCACTGGTAAGCTGCCCCATGGCGAGTGCTCGTAGCCCTCTGTCTGCGGTCATAGCTCCTCGTGGCTctgtcagctgctgctgtggactCACACCACTGACCCccagggcagtgtgaggggCATCCTGCTCTCAGGATGAGGTGTTCCCTCAAGGAGACCCGTGCCTTTCCCTGCCATGATGCCTGTGGATCCAGCTGGGAGCAACCCCAGCTCCAGGCAGGGATGTCTGAACTGGCATCTCAACTGGCAGGAACTGGCTCTTGCATTCCAGCTCCCATTCCTGGATGTCTAGGGGAGAAGTCCTTTAGTCTCTCTGCTTTGTCCCCCTTCCTGGGACCAGCACCTGACCTGGCTTTGCCTTTCTGTTTGTGTCTGCAGGCTTTGGGCCTGGTGGGATTGGAGCTGGCCTCGGGGTCGGAGGGAAGGCCGGGTACCCCACTGGCACAGGTACACTCCCTTCAGCCTTGGGGAGGGGGGACTGGCATGGGCATGGTGGGGGACTGGGCACCTCAGCCACTTTGCCAGTGATGACAGCGTTTTGGGCCCTGCCCAGTGGTCTGTTGACCTCAGGGTGGCAATGCCACCCCAGGGAGAGCCCAGATGGGTGCATCACCTCCTAAAGTGAGCAATGCAGATGCTGCCAGGAGGGCTCAGGCCCCAGGTCCCTGTGGGATGGGGGAGCTGAGGTGGGAATAGTCTTGGGACCTCAATGGCTGCCCACGTCCTTCCCCAGGAGttggagcacaggcagcagcagcgaAAGCAGCAGCTAAATATGGTGAGTTGCCCTCCGTGGGCACATCCATCACCCAGCTCCCTGTCTCCCAGCTGGGAGGATGCTGGCTGTGTCCCGGCACCACCAAGCTCAGggtcccctctcccctcccaggAGCTGGTgtcctgcctggggctggtgcCATCCCAGGAGTCGGTGGAGTGGTGCCCGGCGTCGGTGTTGTCCCAGGAGCCGGAGGTGAGGCGATGGGCTGGaccctggggcagggggctggttCCCttgccctccccagctctgactCTCTCTGTGCCAGCAGTTGGTGGtccggcagcggcagcggcggcggcgaaGGCAGCGGCGAAGGCGGGAGCTTTCGGTGAGTTGCTGCTGGCTCAGGCACCCGTGTGCCGGTGACAGGGGTTGGGAGGCTTCCCCGCTTGCTCCAGCACcctctgcctcatctcctggtgctctcccagccccagagccctgccctggccGCTTGCTGGAGCTTGGGGAGAGGTGTAGCCACTCTGATAagcccacagctcctgcaggcgGAAGGTAGTAAGGTGAGAAacctctgccagggctgcagaggggcttcGTGCCCTTGGGATCACCTtccagcagcctggcagagagCTGAGCTTGGGTGTAGCAAAGCCTGATTTACAAAGAGCAGCTTTTTGGGCAGTGGCTGGAGGGCTGGCCAGCCACCTGGCACACAGTAGCCTGGCATGGGGCAGGAGCTCCCTATCACATGTGGCTTCTCTGATAGAGATGTGGTTTTGCTGCGCCAGGCCCCAGTGGGGTGTCTGGGCAGGAGCTGTCTGTAACAAGCCATCATCTGCTGGCGGGGGGACGTGCTCagtgaggcagagctggtgcccACTGCTCCCCTCGCTGGCTCCAGTGGGAGAAAAACAAGTAGCAAACAACAGCTCACTGGAGCAGCCAGAGGAAAGACATCAGCCCCAGGGATTTacagccacagccctggggcaccTCGGGGTTCCCCAAGCTCCTGGGTGGCTGGGTGGGCTCCAGATCACTGGGTTGGGTATAGAGAGCTGGGAATCCCAACCCTGGACACATCCCAAGTCCCCTGAACAGCCGGTTTGGGAGGTGTGGGGAGCCCACCCCAAAGCCCCAGAGCCTGCTGTGACACGAGGTGTTCTGGGGGGGATCTGACTGCTCTGTTTCCCTCCAggtgctggggcagtgcccgGCGTTGGCGGCATCCCCGGCCTGGTGCCCGGCGTTGGTGGTGTCCCCGGGGTAGCAGGTGACTGTTCCTTGGAGCTCTGTCCCCACTGCCTGGCTCTGCATGGTGTGTGGGGACTGGGGGCTGAGGGTCCCTTTCTCCCTTGTCCCCAGGAGTCGGGACgccggcggcggcagcagcagcagcaaaggcagctAAGTACGGTACGTGCTGCGTGGCACAAAGAGCTCCCTGGCAGCTCCCAAGGGCTCTGCCCACCCTCTCCACTCATGCACTCAGTGTTCCAGGCAGGCAGGTCTCTCCTGGGATCACTCCTGagggctcagcacagggaaGCAGCCAGGGATGGGATGTGCCcaccccagctcccagctgctgcatcGGGCTTGGCCTCAGCCCTAGGGCAGGAGCTTCTCCCTCTGCAGGGTCTCTGCAGGCTGCTTCCTGGAGGTCAACAGATGAGACCAAACTCATGGGTTTGGACCTTGTCTGAATTCTTGGGTTTTGTACCAAATCCATTTCTCCAGCAGCAGACCCGGTGCAGGGTCTGATTCTCACAGGCTCAGCCTCAATGTCTGGGTGAGCAGAGATCCCTGGCTGGAGGACCCCTGCCCAGGGTCACCACCTTCCAAACACCTGGTGGGACCCAGCAAGTGCATCCAACTTGGTCCAGCAGGATGGAGGTGCCTAGCAGGCATAACCCACTCCAGTGAGGAGGAGCCCAGAGGGGACAAGCAGTAAGGAAGCTGGGAGCCTGGGCACAGAGAGGAGGCAGAACTGGCCCTGAGGCTCCATAAAGGGCTGGGGGATCCATGTGCTGCTCCAAAAGGCAGTGTCAGAAGTTACATGGCCAGGCTCCAGGACCTTCTCCTGCACCATCACTGGAGAGCCCTGGAAGTCCCCTGGGAGCAGCCATGCTTGATAGAAGCTTTCCTTTGAGGGCTAAACCATTACTGGccatttcttccatttctcttctgcatcacgtagaaaaaaagaaatcccaccACATGCCCAGGGAAGGATGGGATTTAGGGAGGAATTTGGCAGTGAGAGGTTAATGGAGGTGTGCTCTCTGCTGAGGTGCCAGGTACCTGCCAAGCAGGGGACTATGAGGAAAACCTCTCTGGCACTCAGTCCTTCCAGAAGTGACCTGATGCTCGTTCCTGTGGCACTAATGAGTCCCAGCAGGTCAAGTTTGTCACTGCTCTGGGCAGCTTCCCAGTCTGGCCAATGCCCAGGGCACCCAGCCCTTCCAGGCAGTTGCTGGGAGCCAGCAGACACTTCTCCTTCATGGCTGCATGGCTTGATGTCCCATAGTAAGGACCATCTGGAATCCCCTGTGACGATGAGGATCCTCACAGTCCCCTGTGCTGATGACTTCCCAGCCTCTCCTTTACAACAACAGATTTGCCATCCTCACTGAGGCCTCTTGAGAGACGTGGGACCCTTGTATCCCCATACTCCTCTCTCACAGGAGATGGTGGGGTGCTCTCCCCCCACAGCACAACGACAAGAGCACACCTACAATGAGGTCCCAACTGTCAACTGCTGCTGCAATGAGACCTAATTTCTCTCCTCTTGTtgcctgcaggagctggtgtTGGTGTTCCTGGCATTGGAGGTGTCCCCGGTGTCCCTGCTGTCCCCGGTGTCCCTGCTGTCCCCGGAGTGCCTGGGGTTCCTGGCGTGGCTGGGGTTCCTGGCGTGGCTGGAGTTCCTGGCGTGGCTGGAGTTCCTGGCGTGGCTGGAGTTCCTGGCGTGGCTGGGGTTCCTGGTGTTGGAGGTGAGCAGATGGGCTGGCACAAGCCAATGGGGTGGTGCTGGCCTCGTCagtcccctggctctgagtgtCCCTTCTGTGCCCACAGTGGGTGTtccaggagctgcagcggctgcaGCAAAGGCCGCAGCGAAAGCGGCAGCATATGGTGAGTCACCATCATCCCTTCACAGGGAGGGACGGGGATCCCCTAGCACTGGGGATGGTGGGGAGCTCAGCAGGACCCCTGCCTACAGAGCCAGTCTGCTCAGCCACATCCTGAACCtctctgcaggagcagggcgTGTGCCCGGTGTCGGCGTGCCCGGTGTCGGTGTGCCAGGAGTCGGTGTTCCCGGTGTCGGTGTTCCCGGAGTTGGTGTTCCCGGTGTTGGTGTCCCTGGAGTTGGTGTCCCTGGAGTTGGTGTCCCTGGAGTTGGTGTGCCTGGTGTTGGTGTGCCTGGTGTTGGTGTTCCTGGTCTAGTGCCAGGTGAGATGGTGCCTACAGGATGCCCGGAATGTCCCCAGGGCGCCGGCTGAGGTGCTGGTGTGGCCGGTCACTGCCCCTCACACTCTGCCTCTCCCCCAGGAGTCGGTGTTCcagcacctgctgctgctgccaaggcagCTGCCAAAGCAGCTAAGTATGGTGAGTGGGAGCTTGCTGGGGTCATCCCTCCTTTTCTACCTCCTGCTGCCCCCAcccctggctgctgccctcATCAGGGCTGGGGCCTGGCCCTAAACAGGGTCCCTGTGGGTTGGGGTAGGGATgagctctctgcagggctgtatGTGGGATGAGGTTCTAGCTGGGTCAAGGAGTGCTCTCCAGAGCTGGTCTGCTCATAGGGTTCTAGGTTCTCCATCCTTACACCTTCTCATACATCAGTCCATCCACTCTCCCTTCACTCACCCATCCACACAGACCATTAGCTAGCCAGCCACATCAGTATCTACTTGTTCACTCACctgtccatccatccatccatccatcatccatccatccatcatccacccatccatccatccatccaccccaGCCTGATGTGCCTTTTCAGCCAGCTCCTCCCATCACCTCTCTTCCTGAGATGAAGCCCCAGTCCTTCCCTCTCTGCTTGCAGGTGCAGGTGGCCTTGCTCCCGGCGTGGGTGGCCTTGCTCCCGGCGTGGGTGGCCTTGCTCCCGGCGTGGGTGGCCTGGCTCCCGGTGTAGGTGGccttgctccaggtgtaggtgGCCTTGCTCCCGGAGTGGGTGGCCTGGCCCCGGGTGTTGGAGGTGTCCCAGGTGAGCAGGAGGAAGGCGGGTGGTGGTGGCAGCCCGGCTGGTGTGGGGGCGGGTCTGGGGCAGGACAAGCATGAGCTGGACCTCGATGGTCTCCCTCGACTCATGGCCGTGCCTTGGGGAACAGACAAGGAGGGAGGGCCGGGCTGTGCCCAGCATTGCTGGAGCAGATCTCCTCAGGGACCACGATCCCCCTCTTGCTGTCTCTGTCAGGGGTCGGCGCTCCGGCCGCAGCAGCGAAGGCAGcagccaaggcagccaaatTCGGTGAGTTGGCCGGAGAAGCCGGTGGCTCAGGGCCTGGCCCACGGCAGGGGCTCCCCACAGGCCCTGGCACGGCATGCACTGGCGCAGGGGGAACTGGGGAGGCTGTGGGGGTGGGCACCCCAGGCTGGGCACATCACCCCAGGGCAGGGTGGGATCACAGGGATTCCCCACGCTGCCTCACCCGCTCTGCCCGCAGGCGCGGGGGTCGGAGGGGTGCCCGGCGCGGTGCCCGGCGCGGTGCCTGGTGCGGTGCCCGGTATTGCCGGAGTGCCAGGAGTGACGCCCGGTGTTGGTGGTGTGCCTGGGCTGGTGCCAGGCGTGGGAGTGCCCGGGACTGGCATCCTCCCTGGTGCAGGTATGTGCTTCATCACTCCCCCTCAAGGATCCTCTGTGGGGACAGCAGTGCCCACGGCTGCCAAAAGGCACTGAGCCACGTGGAGCGGTGGCAGGGGAGTGCAGGTGGGATGGTGGCACATGGCTGAAGGGGTGACCATTCTAACCACAGTGTCCTCCTTTGCTTTGCAGGCATC from Colius striatus isolate bColStr4 chromosome 20, bColStr4.1.hap1, whole genome shotgun sequence harbors:
- the ELN gene encoding elastin, which produces MARQAAAPLLPGVLLLLFAILPASRQGGVPGAIPGGVPGAGFFPGAGVGGLGAGLGAGAKPLKAGVGGLGGLGPLGLQPGAAGLFPGAAYPGGVFPGAASAAALKAAAKAGAGIGGIGGVGGPGGLGVAPGVVVPGGVQPGVGAAAKPPKVPGAGIPGAFPGGVLPGAGARFPGVGVLPGVPTGAGVKPKGPGAGAFAGIPGLGGFGGQQPGVPLGYPIKAPKLPGGYGLPYSTGFGPGGIGAGLGVGGKAGYPTGTGVGAQAAAAKAAAKYGAGVLPGAGAIPGVGGVVPGVGVVPGAGVGGPAAAAAAAKAAAKAGAFGAGAVPGVGGIPGLVPGVGGVPGVAGVGTPAAAAAAAKAAKYGAGVGVPGIGGVPGVPAVPGVPAVPGVPGVPGVAGVPGVAGVPGVAGVPGVAGVPGVAGVPGVGVGVPGAAAAAAKAAAKAAAYGAGRVPGVGVPGVGVPGVGVPGVGVPGVGVPGVGVPGVGVPGVGVPGVGVPGVGVPGVGVPGLVPGVGVPAPAAAAKAAAKAAKYGAGGLAPGVGGLAPGVGGLAPGVGGLAPGVGGLAPGVGGLAPGVGGLAPGVGGVPGVGAPAAAAKAAAKAAKFGAGVGGVPGAVPGAVPGAVPGIAGVPGVTPGVGGVPGLVPGVGVPGTGILPGAGIPQVGVQPGAKPPKFGVPGAGVPGVGGIPGGLGVGGLGIGGLGAGGLGAGILYPGAAGKPPKPGFGVGGLQPGAGVPGFGVSPIFPGGAAGQLGFGGKPPKTYGGALGALGFRGGVGCAQGKYCGRKRK